The Thermus brockianus genome window below encodes:
- a CDS encoding SDR family NAD(P)-dependent oxidoreductase — MGLFEGKGVLVTGGARGIGRAIVRAFAREGALVALCDLRPEGQAVAEEVGGFFVQADLAEERDRVRFVEEAEKALGRIDVLVNNAALSAPGSALTVRLPEWRRVLEVNLTAPMHLSALAARRMQRVGGGAIVNVASVQGLFAEQENAAYNASKGGLVNLTRSLALDLAPLNIRVNAVAPGAIATEAVLEAIALSEDPERTRRDWEDLHALRRLGRPEEVAEAVLFLASEKASFITGAILPVDGGMTASFMMAGRPV; from the coding sequence ATGGGGCTATTTGAGGGAAAAGGCGTCCTGGTCACGGGAGGGGCCAGGGGGATCGGCCGGGCCATCGTCCGGGCCTTCGCCCGGGAAGGGGCCTTGGTGGCCCTATGCGACCTCAGGCCCGAGGGCCAAGCGGTGGCGGAGGAGGTGGGGGGGTTTTTCGTCCAGGCGGACCTGGCGGAGGAAAGGGACCGGGTGCGCTTCGTGGAGGAGGCGGAAAAGGCGTTGGGCCGGATTGACGTCCTGGTCAACAACGCAGCCCTCTCTGCCCCCGGCTCGGCCCTCACGGTGAGGCTTCCCGAGTGGCGCAGGGTCTTGGAGGTGAACCTCACCGCCCCCATGCACCTCTCCGCCCTGGCGGCGAGGAGGATGCAGCGGGTGGGGGGTGGGGCCATCGTGAACGTGGCCAGCGTCCAGGGGCTTTTCGCCGAGCAGGAAAACGCCGCCTACAACGCCTCCAAGGGAGGGCTCGTGAACCTCACCCGCTCCTTGGCCCTGGACCTCGCCCCCCTCAACATCCGGGTAAACGCCGTGGCCCCGGGGGCCATCGCCACGGAGGCGGTCCTCGAGGCCATCGCCCTCTCGGAAGACCCCGAACGGACCCGGCGGGACTGGGAGGACCTCCACGCCCTAAGGCGGCTCGGCCGCCCGGAGGAGGTGGCGGAGGCGGTGCTCTTCCTGGCCTCGGAGAAGGCCAGCTTCATCACCGGAGCCATCCTCCCCGTGGACGGGGGGATGACGGCGAGCTTCATGATGGCGGGCCGCCCCGTCTAG
- a CDS encoding alanyl-tRNA editing protein, producing MRLYQLDSYATRFRAQVVRAWSDVKGHYAVLSETLFYPESGGQPSDTGVLRGAFGEVRVLGAYEETKAFGDVVHVLAHPVPQGASVEGEIDWERRFRHMQRHTAQHILSQALLRAGGYHTIAVSLDSAVCTVDLEEEAEEEKIRQAEALANFAVYADYPVEAFFVSEGELAQYPLRRPPKVQGQVRLVRIGDFDLAACGGTHLKTSAQAGPIKVLKWERYKGGSRVYFMAGWEALEDYHAKHALLARLALSFSTNPLDVEKPIQKLQEELYALKGENLTLKEALVEALLPKALEERAILVPAPVLGELAKKLLSWSDQTFLLLSPEGRFALLGPKRMEVLESLKALGAKGGGKEVVQGALPKERVAEALDPKRVS from the coding sequence ATGAGGCTTTACCAGTTGGACAGCTACGCCACCCGTTTCCGCGCCCAGGTGGTGCGGGCCTGGAGCGACGTAAAGGGGCACTACGCCGTGCTCTCGGAAACCCTCTTCTACCCCGAGTCCGGGGGGCAGCCTTCGGACACCGGGGTCCTCAGGGGGGCGTTCGGCGAGGTGCGGGTCCTCGGCGCCTACGAGGAGACCAAGGCCTTTGGGGACGTGGTCCACGTCCTCGCCCACCCCGTGCCCCAAGGGGCCTCTGTGGAGGGGGAGATTGACTGGGAAAGACGCTTCCGCCACATGCAGCGCCACACGGCCCAGCACATCCTCTCCCAGGCCCTCCTAAGGGCCGGCGGCTACCACACCATCGCCGTGAGCCTGGACTCGGCGGTGTGCACGGTGGACCTCGAGGAGGAAGCGGAAGAGGAGAAAATCCGCCAGGCGGAAGCCCTGGCCAACTTCGCCGTCTACGCCGACTACCCGGTGGAGGCCTTCTTCGTGAGCGAAGGGGAACTGGCCCAGTACCCCCTCAGGCGCCCCCCCAAGGTGCAGGGCCAGGTGCGCCTGGTGCGCATCGGGGATTTTGACCTCGCCGCCTGCGGGGGCACCCACCTGAAGACCAGCGCCCAGGCCGGGCCCATCAAGGTCCTGAAGTGGGAGCGGTACAAGGGGGGAAGCCGGGTCTACTTTATGGCGGGGTGGGAGGCCTTGGAGGACTACCACGCCAAGCACGCCCTCCTCGCCCGGCTCGCCCTCAGCTTTTCCACAAACCCCCTAGACGTGGAGAAGCCCATCCAGAAGCTCCAGGAAGAGCTTTACGCCCTGAAGGGGGAAAACCTAACCCTGAAGGAGGCCCTGGTGGAGGCCCTCCTGCCCAAAGCCCTGGAGGAAAGGGCCATCCTGGTTCCGGCACCCGTCCTCGGGGAGCTCGCCAAAAAACTCCTCTCCTGGAGCGACCAAACCTTCCTCCTCCTCTCCCCCGAGGGCCGCTTCGCCCTCCTGGGCCCCAAGCGGATGGAGGTCCTGGAAAGCCTCAAGGCCCTCGGGGCCAAGGGCGGCGGCAAGGAGGTGGTCCAGGGGGCCTTGCCCAAGGAGAGGGTGGCGGAGGCCCTGGACCCCAAGCGGGTAAGCTAG
- a CDS encoding pseudouridine synthase, which produces MKGERLDKLLAHLGLGSRKEVAGLVRAGRVSVAGEVVRDPGFRVPQGAEVALDGKPLRVRRHHHVLLHKPGGYVTSRAEGPSVYALLQGFPLRDLSPVGRLDKDTEGLLLFTTDGELLHRLTHPRHKVAKRYLVHLLQPATPEDQRAFAEGLWLDGKRLLPAELFLGEDPRWVELVLREGRFHQVKRMFAARGNRVLYLKRLSLGPLALGDLPLGEARYLTAEEEEALYRAVGLRGEGPEGEV; this is translated from the coding sequence GTGAAGGGAGAGCGCTTGGACAAGCTCCTCGCCCACCTGGGCCTTGGGAGCCGCAAGGAGGTGGCGGGCCTCGTGCGGGCGGGGCGGGTTTCCGTGGCGGGGGAGGTGGTGCGGGACCCCGGTTTCCGCGTGCCCCAGGGGGCCGAGGTGGCCTTGGACGGGAAGCCCCTTAGGGTGCGGCGCCACCACCACGTGCTCCTGCACAAGCCTGGGGGTTACGTGACGAGCCGGGCGGAGGGGCCTTCCGTCTACGCCCTTTTGCAGGGCTTTCCCCTTAGGGACCTTTCCCCCGTGGGCCGGCTGGACAAGGACACCGAGGGGCTACTCCTCTTCACCACGGACGGGGAGCTCCTCCACCGCCTCACCCACCCCCGGCACAAGGTGGCAAAGCGCTACCTCGTCCACCTCCTCCAACCGGCCACGCCGGAGGACCAAAGGGCCTTCGCCGAGGGGCTTTGGCTGGATGGCAAGAGGCTTCTTCCCGCCGAGCTTTTTCTCGGGGAGGACCCCAGGTGGGTGGAGCTCGTCCTTCGGGAAGGACGCTTCCACCAGGTGAAGCGGATGTTCGCCGCCCGGGGCAACCGGGTGTTGTACCTGAAGCGGCTATCCCTGGGGCCCTTGGCCCTGGGGGATTTGCCTTTGGGGGAGGCCCGGTACCTAACGGCGGAAGAGGAGGAGGCCCTTTACCGGGCGGTGGGCCTAAGGGGCGAGGGCCCGGAGGGTGAGGTCTAG
- the pilO gene encoding type 4a pilus biogenesis protein PilO — translation MKLPIWLWFFLPLAVLLWSANALFSTYRSYQRTKAEVVALEREVEALAQRLPQALAEAPLREEELPRLYQDLFRLAESQGLEPHALEPGEAESAGNVRAWRLHLKLQGPYGGVLGFFQALPSLDQPLWVESYALEPAGERGERLALDLTLRALAP, via the coding sequence ATGAAGCTTCCTATCTGGCTTTGGTTCTTCCTGCCCCTAGCGGTTCTCCTTTGGAGCGCCAACGCCCTTTTTTCTACCTACCGGAGCTACCAAAGGACCAAGGCGGAGGTGGTGGCCCTGGAAAGGGAGGTGGAGGCCCTCGCCCAGCGCCTTCCCCAAGCCCTGGCCGAAGCCCCCCTACGGGAAGAGGAGCTTCCCCGCCTTTACCAGGACCTCTTCCGCCTAGCGGAAAGCCAGGGCCTAGAGCCCCACGCCCTGGAGCCCGGGGAAGCGGAAAGCGCCGGCAACGTCCGGGCTTGGCGGCTACACCTTAAGCTCCAAGGGCCTTATGGGGGGGTTTTGGGCTTCTTCCAGGCCCTCCCCTCCCTGGATCAGCCCCTCTGGGTGGAAAGCTACGCCCTCGAGCCCGCAGGGGAACGGGGAGAGCGCCTGGCCCTAGACCTCACCCTCCGGGCCCTCGCCCCTTAG
- a CDS encoding type II secretion system F family protein has product MRFLYEATDEKGERIYRGVLEAETPQGARRRLREMGLYPLRLERVRRPPRGRVPLPELVLFMEEFATLVGAGVSVTQALHTLSLESRHPLLKEAARGVRERVEGGEGLAQAMGQYPEVFPPLVRALVGAAEVGGALEVVLRRIAEYLDKSHDLREKVRTALLYPSFVVAVLVLVVAVLLLFVIPVFARLYGAAGAELPWPTRFLIGTSSFVRQNGFWLLLFLAGLVYFLRAYHQTPGGARLIDGLLLRFPLVGPILHKAAMARFARTLATLYEGGVLITQALEATRNTLGNAALAEALDRVLERVVRGESLSAAMGREPLFLPILVRLALVGEEAGSLDQMLYQAAFHLEREVDYGVKRLSSSIEPALTVVLGGIMLVVALALYLPLFDLSRILRR; this is encoded by the coding sequence ATGCGCTTCCTCTACGAGGCCACGGACGAGAAGGGAGAACGGATTTACCGGGGGGTCCTCGAGGCGGAAACTCCCCAAGGAGCCAGGCGCCGCCTCCGGGAAATGGGCCTCTACCCCCTGCGCTTGGAAAGGGTAAGGCGGCCCCCAAGGGGGCGGGTACCCCTCCCCGAACTCGTCCTCTTCATGGAGGAGTTCGCCACCTTGGTGGGCGCGGGGGTTTCCGTGACCCAAGCCCTTCACACCCTCTCCTTGGAAAGCCGGCACCCCCTTTTGAAGGAGGCGGCCCGGGGAGTACGGGAGCGGGTGGAAGGGGGTGAGGGCCTGGCCCAGGCCATGGGCCAGTACCCTGAGGTTTTTCCCCCCTTGGTCCGGGCCCTGGTGGGGGCGGCGGAGGTGGGCGGGGCCTTGGAGGTGGTGCTCCGGCGCATCGCCGAGTACTTGGACAAAAGCCACGACCTGCGGGAGAAGGTGCGCACCGCCCTCCTCTACCCCTCCTTCGTGGTGGCGGTCTTGGTCCTGGTGGTGGCGGTCCTCCTCCTTTTCGTCATCCCCGTCTTCGCCCGGCTTTACGGGGCAGCGGGGGCGGAGTTACCCTGGCCCACCCGCTTCCTCATCGGTACCTCCTCCTTCGTGCGGCAAAACGGGTTTTGGCTCCTCCTCTTCCTTGCGGGCCTGGTGTATTTCCTTAGGGCCTACCACCAGACCCCCGGGGGCGCCCGGCTCATAGACGGGCTTCTCCTCCGGTTTCCCCTGGTGGGACCCATCCTGCACAAGGCAGCCATGGCCCGCTTCGCCCGCACCCTGGCCACGCTTTACGAAGGGGGCGTGCTCATCACCCAGGCCCTCGAGGCCACCCGCAACACCCTGGGCAACGCCGCCCTCGCCGAGGCCCTGGACCGGGTCCTAGAGCGGGTGGTCCGGGGGGAGTCCCTTAGCGCCGCCATGGGGCGCGAGCCCCTCTTCCTGCCCATCCTGGTGCGCCTGGCCCTGGTGGGAGAAGAGGCGGGGAGCCTGGACCAGATGCTCTACCAAGCCGCCTTCCACCTGGAACGGGAGGTGGACTACGGGGTCAAGCGGCTTTCCTCCAGCATTGAGCCCGCCCTCACCGTGGTCTTAGGGGGTATAATGCTCGTGGTCGCCTTAGCGCTTTATCTTCCGCTCTTTGACCTCTCTCGGATCCTGCGCCGATGA
- a CDS encoding GspE/PulE family protein, whose amino-acid sequence MQRPKLGELLLRLGYITEAQLQAALEEQARTGDLLGQILLRRGYVKEEDLARVLADQQRAPLVRLSEITPDPQALRLLDPRFAREKRVFPFRVEGNRLHAAMAHPSDLALLDELRFLTGKEIVPYLAPDREILEALDRLLAEEARPKEETRREEAAQVDLTLEAMPAVRLAQALLERAIALNASDLHLDPEETHLAVRARVDGVIQELERLPKDLEASLAARYKVLAGMDIAEKRRPQDGHFTFSFEGKRYEVRVASVGSLHGEKLTLRIIYPTGVRLGLTELGMLPEELSLFQTLLRKPHGILFVTGPTGSGKTTTLYAALDRLYTREKTFVTIEDPVEFPLEGVVQIPVQPKIGLTFAEALRSVLRLDPDVILVGEVRDGETLDTALRAALTGHLVLATLHANDAIAAVTRLLEMGAERHLLASTLLGTVAQRLVRRVCPQCARPQPLSEEARLFFGEEAPEEEVRGEGCPFCRGTGYRGRVGLYEVYAPDREALYRLGLGASEGELREQAKAQGHRDLRAVGLHQVRAGVTTGSELLRVLGTWE is encoded by the coding sequence TTGCAAAGGCCCAAGCTCGGTGAACTCCTCCTGCGCCTAGGGTACATCACGGAAGCCCAACTGCAGGCGGCCCTGGAGGAGCAGGCCCGCACAGGGGACCTCCTGGGCCAAATTCTCCTTAGGCGGGGCTATGTGAAGGAGGAGGACCTGGCCCGGGTCCTGGCGGACCAGCAACGGGCCCCCTTAGTCCGCCTTTCGGAAATCACCCCCGACCCCCAAGCCCTGCGCCTCCTGGACCCCCGTTTTGCCCGGGAAAAGCGGGTCTTCCCCTTTAGGGTGGAGGGGAACCGGCTCCATGCGGCCATGGCCCACCCTTCGGACCTGGCCCTTCTGGACGAGCTTCGCTTCCTCACAGGGAAGGAAATCGTCCCCTACCTGGCCCCAGACCGGGAGATCCTGGAGGCCCTAGACCGCCTCCTGGCGGAAGAAGCCCGGCCGAAGGAGGAGACCCGGCGCGAGGAGGCCGCCCAGGTGGACCTCACCCTGGAGGCCATGCCCGCCGTGCGCCTGGCCCAGGCCCTTTTGGAACGGGCCATCGCCCTTAACGCCAGCGACCTTCACCTAGACCCCGAGGAAACCCACCTGGCGGTGCGGGCCCGCGTGGACGGGGTTATCCAGGAGCTTGAACGCCTCCCCAAAGACCTGGAAGCCTCCTTGGCCGCTCGCTATAAGGTCCTGGCGGGCATGGACATCGCCGAAAAGCGCCGCCCCCAGGACGGCCACTTTACCTTCTCCTTTGAAGGGAAGCGGTACGAGGTGCGGGTGGCCTCCGTGGGTAGCCTCCATGGGGAAAAGCTCACCCTGCGCATCATCTACCCCACGGGGGTGCGGCTTGGCCTCACGGAACTCGGCATGCTCCCCGAGGAGCTTTCCCTCTTTCAAACGCTCCTTCGGAAGCCCCACGGCATCCTCTTCGTCACCGGCCCCACGGGAAGCGGCAAGACCACCACCCTCTACGCCGCCCTGGACCGCCTTTACACCCGGGAGAAGACCTTCGTCACCATTGAAGACCCCGTGGAGTTCCCCCTGGAGGGCGTGGTGCAGATTCCCGTGCAGCCCAAAATCGGCCTCACCTTCGCCGAGGCCTTGCGGAGCGTTTTGCGCCTGGACCCCGACGTGATCCTGGTGGGGGAGGTGCGGGATGGGGAGACCCTGGACACCGCCCTCCGGGCCGCCCTCACCGGACACCTGGTCCTGGCCACCCTCCACGCCAACGACGCCATCGCCGCCGTGACCCGGCTTTTGGAAATGGGGGCGGAAAGGCACCTCCTGGCCTCCACCCTCCTCGGCACCGTGGCCCAGCGCCTGGTGCGCCGGGTCTGTCCCCAGTGTGCCCGGCCCCAGCCCCTTTCCGAGGAGGCCCGTCTCTTCTTCGGGGAGGAGGCGCCCGAGGAGGAGGTGCGGGGGGAAGGGTGCCCCTTTTGCCGGGGCACAGGGTACAGGGGACGGGTGGGCCTGTACGAGGTCTACGCCCCTGACCGGGAAGCCCTCTACCGCCTAGGGCTAGGTGCCAGCGAAGGAGAGCTGCGAGAGCAGGCCAAAGCCCAAGGCCACCGGGACTTGCGGGCGGTGGGGCTCCACCAAGTGCGCGCTGGCGTCACCACGGGAAGCGAGCTTCTGCGGGTGCTTGGGACTTGGGAGTAG
- a CDS encoding prepilin-type N-terminal cleavage/methylation domain-containing protein, with protein MRGEVVKQRGLTLVELAVAMLLAGLLALALSTLLLSGTQSQGEGSLLQAQALMADLRGYLGKDLRSATSTGLTMASPTGLVVQVSASPSPLCVQYRLQGGRLQRASWSASNCGSGTNTGFQDLLTPALLPYAAFCYENESVYLMDAPCDPNTLNGKNLTLRVGERDHRFPPVVVALRSG; from the coding sequence ATGCGAGGTGAGGTGGTGAAGCAACGAGGCCTAACCCTCGTGGAGCTGGCCGTCGCCATGCTCCTGGCTGGCCTTCTGGCCCTGGCCCTTTCCACCCTTCTCCTCTCCGGCACGCAAAGCCAAGGGGAGGGAAGCCTCCTACAGGCCCAAGCCCTCATGGCGGACCTCAGGGGCTACCTGGGCAAGGACCTGCGCAGCGCCACCAGCACCGGCCTCACCATGGCTAGCCCCACGGGCTTAGTGGTCCAGGTGAGCGCTTCCCCAAGTCCCCTCTGCGTGCAGTACCGCCTGCAAGGGGGCCGCCTGCAAAGAGCCTCGTGGTCGGCGAGTAACTGCGGTAGCGGCACGAACACGGGTTTCCAAGACCTCCTCACCCCCGCCCTCCTTCCCTACGCCGCCTTCTGCTACGAGAACGAGAGCGTCTACCTAATGGATGCGCCGTGCGACCCCAACACCCTGAACGGCAAAAACCTCACCCTACGGGTGGGGGAACGGGACCACCGCTTCCCCCCTGTGGTGGTGGCCCTGCGTAGCGGGTAA
- a CDS encoding type II secretion system protein — protein MRAKGRGFTLIELALVVVLLGILAAIAVPRFVDLSQEAEKAAARQTLMALNSTVRILTVKLGRPPGLDEVWDALESPYKKDTWEAPFLKRNPYGPYNYQIILRHRPGREYCMDGYNPFGQLAEAGDPATQPEARIVVFRPYTSGISAYCQGEF, from the coding sequence ATGCGGGCCAAAGGCCGCGGCTTTACCCTGATAGAGCTCGCCCTAGTGGTGGTCCTTTTGGGAATTCTCGCCGCCATCGCCGTCCCCAGATTTGTAGACCTATCCCAGGAGGCCGAAAAGGCAGCGGCGCGCCAGACCCTCATGGCCCTGAATTCCACCGTGCGCATTCTCACCGTCAAGCTTGGGCGTCCCCCGGGCCTGGATGAGGTCTGGGATGCGCTGGAGTCGCCCTACAAGAAGGACACCTGGGAAGCCCCTTTCCTGAAACGGAACCCTTATGGCCCCTACAACTACCAAATCATCCTCCGCCACCGGCCGGGGCGGGAGTACTGCATGGACGGGTATAACCCCTTCGGCCAGCTGGCCGAAGCGGGGGACCCCGCCACCCAACCGGAGGCCCGCATCGTGGTGTTCCGCCCTTACACCTCCGGGATAAGCGCCTATTGCCAGGGGGAGTTCTGA
- a CDS encoding type II secretion system protein produces the protein MELAVVLLMVGILATVAVPRYLDLQTEARKAQQQEVLRNLRSAYAIFIAQNQAVPTWNQLKALLGNPQDLRLSSSCPSGSTVAYWDHNQNATCNAGERLAHLYADAACTVYLIAVSSTTVTVPIRCLRGHSDTIE, from the coding sequence GTGGAGCTTGCGGTCGTCCTCCTGATGGTAGGCATCCTCGCCACCGTGGCCGTACCCCGCTACCTAGACCTCCAAACCGAGGCTCGGAAGGCCCAGCAACAGGAGGTCCTAAGAAACCTCCGCTCCGCCTACGCCATCTTCATTGCCCAAAACCAAGCCGTACCCACCTGGAACCAGCTGAAAGCCCTTTTAGGAAACCCCCAAGATCTTAGGCTTTCCTCCTCTTGCCCCTCGGGAAGCACCGTGGCCTACTGGGACCACAACCAAAACGCCACCTGCAACGCCGGAGAACGCCTGGCCCACCTGTATGCGGACGCGGCCTGTACGGTGTACTTGATTGCCGTTAGCTCCACCACGGTTACCGTGCCCATCCGCTGCCTTCGGGGGCATTCAGATACGATAGAGTGA
- a CDS encoding O-antigen ligase family protein, translating to MTLAPSPSRPTLLEGVLLLSLLAALTAINPSGQGHAEIWNAPREAGMTAFVLLALLGVLTRKSGPTHLGKPFLALLASLGFLLSGIAATVLSPQPIWSFTGYPSVGDGLRFWALGVAFAWAVYLALETGLVSPKRFAAALFLGLALHALAVLPQVVNWKLDYTQTQGQTYVRCFDVAKSQCQENPEATASGVHGGQMPIGLTSHRGHAAGVLALLGLFLAGQYLSRPNPKLLFLFALGSLALWLTQTRGGWLALWIPLLSLGLFGARYKQTQGVWKLLTIGALTFGAYWGLAHLQLAEFRRVLPELGAGFTEANAYSSGRLELWQKALAALPLRPLLGWGFDGFARAYPYVVDWNGKEKSRVPIALTPPVQVIQGEDRLIYLEDAKGLRLLAPSPYAKAHNWVLDLLLSVGVLGGLAYLLWLGLTLGQATWEKLPWVLVLVGYILYGLTWYDSVHVTPIALLALGASWVRNEVWQEA from the coding sequence ATGACCTTGGCCCCTTCCCCCTCGAGGCCTACCCTCCTCGAGGGGGTTCTTTTGCTTAGCCTGCTTGCCGCCCTCACCGCCATTAACCCCTCCGGCCAGGGACATGCGGAGATCTGGAACGCTCCCCGAGAAGCCGGAATGACGGCTTTTGTCCTCTTAGCGCTCCTCGGGGTGCTTACCCGAAAAAGCGGCCCAACCCATCTGGGAAAGCCGTTTCTGGCCCTCCTTGCTTCCCTAGGTTTTCTCCTTTCCGGTATCGCCGCCACGGTCCTTTCACCCCAACCCATCTGGAGCTTTACCGGGTATCCCAGCGTGGGAGACGGGTTACGGTTTTGGGCCTTAGGGGTGGCCTTCGCTTGGGCGGTCTACTTGGCTCTAGAAACCGGTCTTGTTTCCCCTAAGCGGTTCGCCGCCGCGCTCTTTCTGGGCCTAGCCCTCCATGCCCTGGCGGTATTGCCCCAGGTCGTGAACTGGAAGCTGGACTACACGCAAACCCAGGGCCAAACCTACGTGCGCTGTTTTGATGTGGCCAAAAGCCAGTGCCAAGAAAACCCTGAGGCCACCGCTTCCGGGGTGCACGGAGGACAGATGCCCATCGGCCTTACCTCCCACCGAGGGCACGCCGCCGGGGTTCTCGCCTTGCTCGGACTTTTCCTCGCCGGCCAATACCTCTCTCGGCCAAACCCAAAGCTTCTCTTCCTCTTTGCCTTGGGAAGCCTTGCCCTCTGGCTCACGCAAACCCGCGGCGGATGGCTCGCCCTGTGGATACCCCTCTTGTCCCTAGGGCTCTTTGGGGCACGCTACAAGCAAACCCAAGGGGTTTGGAAACTTCTGACCATTGGAGCCCTTACTTTCGGGGCTTACTGGGGATTAGCCCACCTCCAACTGGCAGAATTCCGAAGGGTTCTCCCCGAGTTAGGCGCAGGCTTCACCGAAGCCAACGCCTACAGCTCGGGTCGGCTGGAGCTATGGCAAAAAGCGCTGGCAGCACTTCCCCTAAGGCCCCTTTTGGGTTGGGGTTTTGATGGCTTCGCTCGGGCTTACCCCTACGTCGTAGACTGGAACGGCAAGGAGAAAAGCCGAGTGCCCATTGCCCTTACACCCCCTGTGCAGGTCATTCAAGGCGAGGACCGCCTTATTTACCTGGAAGACGCCAAAGGCCTTCGCCTCCTCGCCCCCTCCCCCTACGCCAAAGCGCACAACTGGGTCCTGGACCTCCTCTTGTCGGTAGGCGTTCTAGGGGGTCTCGCCTACCTCCTATGGCTCGGCCTCACCCTCGGCCAGGCCACCTGGGAGAAACTGCCATGGGTCCTCGTCCTGGTGGGCTATATCCTCTACGGGCTCACCTGGTACGATAGCGTCCACGTCACCCCGATCGCCCTGCTTGCCTTGGGCGCATCCTGGGTCCGGAACGAGGTATGGCAAGAGGCTTGA
- a CDS encoding type II secretion system protein — translation MRAKGFTLIELAIVIVIIGILVAIAVPRFVDLSGDAKDAAVQATASSIRSAYAIYVAQNKDYPDTCADVLNGLEGVNINSASSQVTLQGNVTIECSAPNPPAGNADISIYASGAKTHHSGTPLKVNLRFK, via the coding sequence ATGAGGGCAAAAGGCTTCACGCTCATAGAGCTTGCTATCGTCATTGTCATCATCGGCATCCTGGTGGCCATCGCCGTGCCGCGGTTTGTGGACCTGTCCGGGGATGCCAAGGATGCGGCTGTCCAAGCTACTGCGAGCTCCATCCGCTCCGCTTACGCCATTTATGTGGCCCAAAACAAGGACTATCCCGACACCTGCGCAGACGTTCTTAACGGGCTGGAGGGAGTAAACATCAACAGCGCTTCGTCCCAGGTTACCCTTCAAGGCAACGTGACCATCGAGTGCAGCGCCCCGAACCCCCCTGCGGGTAACGCTGACATATCCATCTACGCTAGTGGGGCAAAAACCCATCATAGCGGTACTCCCTTAAAGGTGAACCTACGCTTCAAGTGA